A region of Streptomyces paludis DNA encodes the following proteins:
- a CDS encoding VOC family protein, translated as MPRITPNLWFDTESEAAAEFYVSVFPNSRITGISYYGEAGPRPAGTTLTVDFVLDGQAYTAINGGPEFTFSEAVSFSVGCADQEEVDYYWNTLSAGGEEGPCGWLKDRYGLSWQVVPDAMAELLTDPDQERAQRAMKAMLGMKKLDIAALLAAADRTP; from the coding sequence ATGCCCCGGATCACCCCCAACCTCTGGTTCGACACCGAGAGCGAGGCGGCCGCGGAGTTCTATGTGTCCGTCTTCCCGAACTCCCGGATCACCGGTATCTCGTACTACGGGGAGGCCGGTCCCCGGCCCGCCGGCACCACCCTGACCGTGGACTTCGTCCTCGACGGCCAGGCATACACCGCGATCAACGGCGGCCCGGAGTTCACCTTCAGCGAGGCCGTCTCGTTCTCGGTCGGCTGCGCGGACCAGGAGGAGGTCGACTACTACTGGAACACCCTCTCCGCAGGCGGCGAGGAGGGCCCCTGCGGCTGGCTGAAGGACCGGTACGGCCTGTCGTGGCAGGTGGTGCCCGACGCGATGGCCGAGCTGCTCACCGACCCGGACCAGGAGCGTGCCCAGCGGGCCATGAAGGCCATGCTCGGGATGAAGAAGCTGGACATCGCCGCGCTCCTGGCCGCCGCCGACCGGACCCCCTGA